The following DNA comes from Cellulophaga sp. HaHa_2_95.
ACCTACTGCGTTCATAGCTAAAGCAGAAAAAACAACAGGCACCATACCTCCAACAAATAACATGGCTAAAACTGGTGCCTTAAATATATTAATACCGTCTATACCCGTAAACGTAACGTAGGCCGCAAAAAGAGCTAATGATGTTAAAGCCGCAGAAGCAATTGCAAATCCTTTACCGGTTGCTGCTGTTGTATTCCCTACGGAATCTAAAATATCTGTGCGCTCTCTAACGATTGGTTCTTGCTCACTCATCTCCGCAATACCTCCTGCATTATCAGCTATTGGACCAAAAGCATCAATAGCTAATTGCATTGCTGTAGTTGCCATCATCGCAGAAGCTGCTAATGATACCCCATAAAAACCAGCAAAAGCGTACGATGCCCATATAGCTCCTGCGAATAGTAATACGGAAGGAAACGTAGAAATCATACCCGTAGCTAAACCCGCAATGATATTTGTACCTGCCCCTGTACTTGACTGCTGTACAATTTTTAATATTGGTTTTTTACCTAGACCTGTATAGTATTCTGTAACCGAAGAAATCACGGCTCCTACCACTAAGCCAACTAATGTAGCATAAAACACACGCATGGATGAAATATCCTGTAAGCCCTCACCAAAAAATTCCATTTTCATCGTTTCTGGCAACATCCAAGTAACCAAGCCAAAACAAGAAACTGCCACCAAAACTATAGCCGTCCAGTTCCCAATGTTTAAAGCTCCCATGACTTGAGACTCTTTAGCGTCATCATTATTAATCTTCACCAACATGGTACCTATAATCGAAATAATAATACCTACACCTGCAATTGCCATAGGTAGCAAAATGGGACCGATACCTCCAAAACCATCTGGAATAAATCCGCCCATATCTTTAATCACATAGTTACCTAAAACCATAGCTGCTAATACGGTGGCCACATATGAACCAAACAAATCTGCCCCCATACCTGCTACATCACCTACATTATCTCCAACGTTATCTGCTATAGTTGCAGGATTACGGGGATCATCTTCCGGGATACCTGCTTCTACTTTACCTACTAAATCTGCTCCTACATCTGCCGCTTTCGTATAAATACCACCACCTACACGTGCAAAGAGTGCAATAGATTCTGCACCCAATGAAAAACCTGCCAAGGTTTCTAAAACGATAGTCATATCCATCGTATTGGTCCAAACACCTCCCATAAAATAATGGAAAAAGAAAATAAAGAATGCGGTTAAACCTAATACAGCTAAACCAGCAACCCCAAGACCCATTACAGTACCACCACCAAAAGAGATTTTCAAAGCATTTGGCAAACTCGTTTTTGCAGCTTGTGTTGTTCTTACATTTGTTTTAGTCGCTATTTTCATTCCTATATTCCCTGCAAAAGCAGAAAAGATAGCACCAAAAATAAATGCAATAACAATTAACCAGTGTGTGGTTGGCACTACAAAAGATACAATAGCAAGCAACACACTAACGACTACTACGAAAATTGCTAAAAGCTTATATTCCGCATTTAGAAATGCAAGTGCACCTTCATAGATGTGATCTGAAATTTCTTTCATTTTACCATCTCCTGCATCTTGCTTAAGTACCCATGATTTCTTAATAACCATGTAAAGTAAACCTAAAAGTGCCATCACTATAGGCATATAGATAATCATTGATTTCATAAATTAGTCCGTTAATTATTAATTATTTCTCAAAAAAACGCATAAAATTTAAACATAACAAAAAAAGTCATGCTTTTTAATAGCATGACTTTTTTTATTCTGATATTTTTGATATTATATGGTAAAAGTGCGTTTCTTTTTATGGTCACTTTCTTCGTAACGCTGCACACATTGCTCGTAAATTTCAAGAGCTTCTTTAGCATCTCCCCATCCACCAACATCTACTTTTTTCTTTTCTAAATCTTTATAGACTCTAAAGAAATGTTCTATCTCTTTTAATCTATGTGGATTAAGATCACTGATATCATGATTACTACTCCATATAGGATCTGAAACAGGAACACAGATAATTTTTTCATCTGGCCCTTTTTCATCTGTCATATGGAAAACACCAATAGGTCTAACTTCCATAACCACCATTGGATAAGTTGGCTGATGTCCTAAAACTAATACATCTAATGGATCACTATCTAAAGCAAGTGTTTCTGGAATAAATCCATAATCACCAGGATACATCATCGATGAAAAAAGCATTCTATCAAATCTAATTTTGTGTAATGTAAAGTCGTACTCGTATTTATTTCTACTTCCTTTTGGAATTTCGATTAGAACATCGAAAGTTATTTCTAATTTTTCGCTCATAATAATACTGTAATTTGTACACAAAGATACTTGAATAATTTATTTTACCTCTGTAAATGGTTTAAATATCTAAGGATTTAACAAGCAATTTCAAGTATAATCTTACGAAAACGGTGTAGTAAATTTAACAGTTTCCTATTAAAAATTAAATCCAAAGGACCCCGTAACACTAAATGGTCTTGCTTCTGGACTCTCTAAATAATTTCCTCTAAAATTAAAATCGATTCTTAAAATCTTAAATATATTCCCTACTCCAAACGAATATTCCCAGTAAATAGTATCATTTGGTGCTTGTAAAGGAATATTTGTAGGACTATTTAATAAGATGTTCTCATTAGAAAGATCTCCCCATACACCTCTTAGCCCAACAATTTCTCTAAGATTCCATTTTTTTAATATGGGAATTCTAGAAAATAAGCGGCCATTAAAGTTCTGTTCTAAATGAACGGAAGCATACGTATCTGTGACAAACTCATAAAAATCTAAATTAGGAAACGTACCATAGATAGAAAATAAGGTTTGGTTTCCAGGAATGACATTTAATAAGCCTAAAGGTACATCACCAAAAGTTTTACCTAACTCTACTGTACTTAACAATCTACCAAATCCTCCAATTTGCCAAGGCTGCGTATATGAAAATTGAATTTTCTCGTAATTAAAATCGCTTTCTAAAAAGTCTTTTACCCCTTTGGTATACGTCAAAAATAAAGTGCTGTAATTATCATTGATATTTCTGCGCTCTACGCCATATCCAATGGTTCTTTTTCCTGGCGTGTAAATTAGGGTTGTATTAAAATCAAACTGTTTTAACTCCGAAGAAATTCCTGTAGGAGCTTCTGGATCCAAATAATCTAAACTAAATGCATCTGGTAATGCTGAGCTTAAGGTACGCAAGGAGCCACCTACTCTAAATATAAAATTATGCAAGGGTTCTGCCTCTACCTGAAATGTAGATAAGTTTATATTGGTCAAACGGTCATTAGAGCCTACAGAAAACAACGACGATGAAGCCGCACTTCTACCCAAAACGTCGGTGGTGGCCGTAAGACTTAAGCCCAACTGCTCAATATCTCTCCGGTTACCTCCTGATATTATTAAACGTGATTTTTTATCCAATAAAAACTTCCCAGAAATACCATGTTTAAATTTATGATCATCAAAACCATATGCTGTATACGCCTCTATTCGCCATGGATCATTTTGCCCAAAATATGTTCGGGCACCTGCTCTCACCCGAATTCCTTCTGCGTCATTAAAACCAAATGTACTGTAGACATCACCGATATCTAAATTCCATTTATCAATCTCCACATATCCAGAACCTAAGATACTGGCAATATTGTAAAAACTCTTAAATTTAGGAACCGTCTTAAGGGTATCTAACAACTTATAAACCCCCGCTTCATCCTTATTGAGCGCTTCCAACCTATTATTTTGCCAAAAGGTAGTATCTCGTTCTACAATTCCTGAATTAAATTGATTGGATAAATTTTTATAAAACTTAGGGTCTTTATATTGATCAAAAACGTAATTATTATAGACGGTAGTACGCTTACCATACACCCCCTTGGACTCCTCCTTTTTACTCAAGCTAAAATCACTCAGCATGTAATCTCTTTTCAAAAGAAAAACAGAATCATTCACCACTTCAAAATCTTGTTCTATATAAATTTCTTTGACCCAATTTATATTTGCGCTTTTTGTAACCTCAAGGTTTATTTTTTTGATGGCGTAGGTAGAATCGTTCACCCAGAAATTACCTTTAAAAGTAAGCTCGTTTTTTCGTCTAGGGTAATAAATAATATTATAGCACCATTTATTATCAATAAAACTACTATCTGCTAAAACGTAATTATAGACATCTACCCCGGTCTTAGAGAGCGGACTCGTAAAACTCTTGTCAAAAAATTTCAAGTAATTATTATAAATATCGTAATCTGAATACAAATCCTCTACAAAGGCCGTTAATGCTTGATTGTTACTGAAACCTGAGTTTTTAGTCCCTAACAACTCTTCTTTCTCTTCTCCTTTTAAATTATCACCATACACCTTAGAAAAGGTTTCATTCAAAAAGATAGGCAGGTAAGTTTTACCCGTAATTCTTGAGGTATCAAGATCTTGAAAAACAAATTCTAGGCCTTTAAAAATTTTACTTTTTATAAGAGCACTATCAATTGTATTTAAATCAAACTCTACTTTCTCGTATTTATCGTAATTATATTGCTTATAATGTTTTACCCCATTACTGCGTTTCCGCTCCCAAATTTTACGAAGTATATCTATAGCTGGATTGTTCTTTTTAGATTGTTTACCAAAATAAACTACCACTTCTTTTAATTGCTCACCACCTTCAGCCAATACTACCTTCATTTGGTAAGTAACTTTACTATCTAAAGTGATATCCTTGGTTTCGTAACCTACAAAAGACACTTGAAGTGTCTCATAAGTGTTATCAGATTCCATATAAAAAACACCGTCATCATTGGTGATGGTACCCTCTGAAGATCCTTTGAAAATTATATTTGCAAAAGCTACAGGGATCCCTGCCTCATCTATAACTACGCCACTAACTTTTGTTTGTGATAGTAGTGAGAATGAATATAGCGTGAATAAGAATAAAAGTATTTTTTTCATTGAAAGATGGGGTTCTACAATTACACTAGCTTTTATTTTAAAAAACCAAAAAAGCTTTACCGACCAGGTTAGTCAGTAAAGCTACTTTAATCTTACAAAAGGTATTTTATTTATATAATACTTTCTTAACAGAATTTATTACATCTTTATAATCAGGCAACCATTCCGCCAATAAAACAGGAGAATAAGGTGCTGGCGTATCCGCCGTATTTATTTTTTCAATTGGTGCATCTAAAAAGTCAAATGCATTAGATTGAATATGGTAGATAATTTCTGATGCAACATTACCATAAGGCCATGCTTCTTCAAGAATTACCACTCTATTTGTTTTCTTTACAGATTTAAGAATTGCTTCATAATCCAAAGGCTTAACAGTACGTAAGTCAATAATCTCACAACTAATACCTTCTTTTTCTAGCTCGTCTGCAGCTTTGTAAGCTTCTTTGATGATTTTACCAAAAGAGATAATAGTAACATCCGTTCCTTCTCTTTTAATATCCGCAACACCTAAAGGAATTAAATATTCTCCTTCTGGTACTTCAGCCTTATCGCCATACATTTGTTCCGATTCCATAAATATAACTGGATCGTTATCGCGTATAGCAGCTTTTAATAATCCTTTAGCATCAGCTGGGTTCGAAGGAACCACCACTTTTAAACCAGGACAATTTGCAAACCAGCTTTCAAAAGCTTGAGAGTGCGTTGCTCCTAATTGACCTGCAGAACCTGTAGGACCTCTAAAAACGATAGGACAATTAAACTGCCCACCAGACATTTGACGAATTTTCGCAGCATTGTTTATGATCTGATCAATCCCTACCAACGCAAAGTTGAAGGTCATGAACTCTATAATAGGTCTGTTCCCATTCATAGCAGAACCAACTCCAATTCCCGCAAAACCAAGTTCAGATATAGGTGTATCAATTACACGGTCTGCACCAAATTCATCAAGCATTCCTTTTGAGGCTTTGTAAGCTCCGTTATATTCAGCGACTTCCTCACCCATTAAATAGATAGATTCATCTCTTCTCATTTCTTCGGACATTGCCTCACAAATAGCTTCTCTAAATTGTATTGTTTTCATTAAAACGGCGTTTCTTTATAATTGTATTCCCAAAAGGATAGCAAAAATAGGAAAATATATGTCATAATAAACGTTGTATTTCGCAAAAAAAGTTATAAAATTTACTATGCATGCATAGTAAATTTGAAAAATATTGGCTATCTTAGCAGTCTTTAGAAACATAAAATTCCATAAATAATGAAAATATTAGTTTGTATAAGTAATGTTCCAGACACTACGTCTAAAATAAACTTTACGGATAATGATACAAAGTTTGACACTGCTGGTGTTCAATTTGTTATTAACCCTAATGATGAATTTGGCCTAACTAGAGCCATGTGGTTTAAAGAAAAACAAAGTGCAACAGTTCATATCGCTACCGTAGGTGAAGCAAGTGTAGAACCAACCATGCGTAAAGCTCTTGCTATTGGCGCAGATGAAGCTATCCGTGTAAACGCAGTACCTACAGACGGTTTTTTTGTAGCACAGCAATTAGCGAACATCGCTAAAGAAGGTGCCTATGATTTAATAATTGCGGGAAGAGAATCTATTGATTATAATGGAGGTATGGTTCCTGGAATCATGGCCAGCCTTTTAGATATCAACTTTGTGAACACTTGTATAAGCTTAGATGTTGATGGAACAAGTGCTACGGCATTACGTGAAATTGATGGAGGAAAAGAAAAAATAGCAACAAGCTTGCCTTTAATTATTGGTGGTCAAAAAGGTCTTGTAGAAGAGAGCGATTTAAGAATTCCTAATATGAGAGGAATCATGATGGCGCGTCAGAAAAAATTAACAGTAGTAGAACCTATTGATGCATTAAACGCTACTCAAGACACAAAATTCACGAAGCCTGCTGCTAAAGGAGCTGTAAAATTAGCTTCTTCTGTAGATGAATTGGTTACCCTCTTGCATAACGAAGCAAAAGTAATCTAACCAATAGTTCTTTTTTTAAGTCTAAACTAGTCTCCCTTCTAGGGAATAAAAAAATAATATTATTATGTCAGTATTAGTATATACAGAATCTGAAAACGGAAAGTTTAAGAAAAATGCTTTTGAAGTAGCTTCTTATGCTGCCGAAATTGCAAAACAAATGGGAACTACTGCTACAGCAGTTTCTTTCAACGCTACTGAAAATGAAAGCTTAGGTACCTATGGTATCTCAAAAGTATTAAACATTAGCAATGACACTCTAAAAACATTCAACGCAAAAGCATATGCAACCAGCATTCATCAAGCCGTTGAAAAAGAAGGCGCTAAAGTTATTATTTTAAGCTCAAGCACCGATACTAAATATTTAGCTCCCCTATTAGCTGGATATTTAAAAGCAGGTTACGTTCCTAATGTCGTAGCAGCGCCAGAAAGCACTTCGCCATTGACCGTAAAAAGAACGGCTTTTAGTAACAAGGGATTCGCTTTTTCTGAAATAAGCACCAACGTTAAAATTATAGGTGTTTCTAACAACTCTTTTGGCATTCATGAGAATGGCACTACAGCAGCTGTAGAAGCTTTTGATGCTTCTGTAAGTGATGCTGATTTTGCTACAAAGTCTGTAGAAATTGATAAAGTAGTTGGAAAAGCAACGATAGCAGATGCAGACATCGTAGTTTCTGCAGGTAGAGGAATGAAGGGTCCAGAAAACTGGGGAATGATAGAAGAGTTAGCAGATGTACTTGGTGCAGCTACCGCTTGTTCTAAACCAGTATCTGATTTAGGATGGAGACCTCATGGAGAGCATGTGGGTCAAACAGGTAAACCGGTAGCGAGTAATTTATACATTGCTATTGGTATTTCTGGAGCTATACAGCATTTAGCCGGAGTAAGCTCTTCTAAAGTAAAAGTGGTGATTAATTCTGATCCAGAAGCACCGTTTTTTAAGGCAGCAGATTACGGTATTGTAGGCGATGCTTTTGAAGTTGTACCTCAGTTAATCGAAAAATTAAAAGAATTTAAAGCTCAAAACGCTTAATTTTTGTTAAATTGTGCCTCTTAAAAGGGCTGTTTAAATATATAGGTCTTGCCTTTTATTTAAACAGCCCTTAGCGTTTACATACTATTATATGAGCTTAGTTAGATTAAAAATAAAGGGGATATCTTATAGTCAGACGCAAAATGGTGCGTATGCCCTGATATTGAATGAAGTTGAAGGCGACCGAAAGTTGCCTATTGTAATTGGTGCATTTGAAGCTCAATCCATAGCTATTGCCTTAGAAAAAGAAATAAAACCTCCAAGACCTTTAACGCACGATCTTTTCAAAAACTTTGCAGATCGGTTTGATATCGTGGTAAAACAAGTGATCATACACAAACTTGTAGATGGTGTCTTCTATTCTAGCATAATTTGTGAACGCGATAAAATTGAAGAAATAATTGATGCTAGAACTAGTGATGCCATTGCATTAGCATTACGTTTTAATGCTCCAATTTTTACTTATAAAACCATTTTAGACAAAGCAGGTATCTTTTTAAAATTCTCAAGTAAGGATAAGGAAGATGAAACGGCTGATGACAGTATTATGGTCAATGAAATTTTACAAGAAGGCGAAACTGTAGAGATTACAGGATCTGCTTCTGATGGCTATTCTGAGCTTTCTATTGAAGAGCTCTACAAAGAATTAGAAAATGCAGTCACCAGTGAAAACTATGAGAAAGCTGCTAAATTAAGGGATGAAATTTCCAAACGCCAATAATTACTTTAATTTTATTTTGATGAAAAAAAGCCTTTGGTTAACGCTAATTATATTACTATTAGCCCTCCCTATATTTGCCCAAGACATTACTCCATTAGATACCATAACATCATCTATAGACACCAGTACTATAAATGATATTTCTCCTACCGCATTAAATACCCCAAGCATACGCCCTAATGAAGGGTTTACCCTGAATAGCCTTTTTAGAGGCTTATTAGGAATGGCTTCATTAATCTTAGTGTCATTTCTATTTAGCGCAAACAGAAAAGCGATTAACTGGAGGACAGTAGGTATCGGTTTAGGATTGCAAGTAATCATCGCAATTGGTGTATTAAAAGTTCCATTTATTCAATATATTTTTGATAAGATTGGCAAACTTTTTGTAAAAGTATTAGAATTTACTACGGCTGGTAGTAAATTTTTATTTGAAGGTCTTGTTGTTGATATGGATACCTTCGGATTCATATTTGCTTTTCAAGTACTACCGACTATTATCTTCTTTTCCGCATTAACGTCTGTGCTATTTTATTTAGGCATCATACAGAAAGTAGTAAAGGTTTTAGCTTGGTTGTTAACCAAAACCTTAGGTATTTCTGGAGCCGAAAGTTTAAGTGTTGCCGGAAACATATTTTTAGGACAAACAGAAGCTCCCTTGTTGATTAAGGCCTATTTAGAGAAAATGAATAAGTCCGAAATCTTATTAGTTATGATTGGTGGTATGGCAACCGTTGCCGGCGCTGTTTTAGCGGCATATATAGGGTTCTTAGGTGGAGATGACGAAATACTTCGCCTACAATTTGCTAAGCACCTTTTAGCAGCCTCTGTGATGGCAGCTCCTGGAGCAATTGTAATTTCTAAAATACTATATCCACAAACCGAAGTTGTCAATACAGATGTACATGTATCTACAGAAAAGATCGGATCTAACTTTTTAGATGCTATCGCTAACGGAACTACAGAAGGTTTAAAGCTTGCTGTTAACGTAGGGGCTATGCTTCTGGTTTTCGTTGCTTTTATTGCGATGATAAATTGGGTATTTGGCGAGCTTGGAGATTTCACTCACTTAAATAGTTGGATTGCCGCAAACTCTTCATACGAAAAGTTATCGCTTGAATCTATCTTAGGAACCATTTTTGCCCCATTAATGTGGCTTATAGGGATTGCGAAGGAAGATGTTATGCTCATGGGGCAACTGCTAGGCATAAAATTAGCCGCAAGTGAATTTATTGGATACATACAACTTGCCGACTTGAAAGATGCCGCAAATGGCATTCATTTCACCTATAACAAATCTGTAATTATGGCTACTTATATGCTTTGCGGATTTGCGAATTTTGCATCTATTGGAATTCAAATTGGAGGTATTGGCTCTCTAGCTCCAGGGCAACGTAAAACACTTTCAGAATTTGGACTTAAAGCAGTTCTAGGAGGATCTTTAGCTTCTTTACTTTCTGCAA
Coding sequences within:
- a CDS encoding sodium-translocating pyrophosphatase, which translates into the protein MKSMIIYMPIVMALLGLLYMVIKKSWVLKQDAGDGKMKEISDHIYEGALAFLNAEYKLLAIFVVVVSVLLAIVSFVVPTTHWLIVIAFIFGAIFSAFAGNIGMKIATKTNVRTTQAAKTSLPNALKISFGGGTVMGLGVAGLAVLGLTAFFIFFFHYFMGGVWTNTMDMTIVLETLAGFSLGAESIALFARVGGGIYTKAADVGADLVGKVEAGIPEDDPRNPATIADNVGDNVGDVAGMGADLFGSYVATVLAAMVLGNYVIKDMGGFIPDGFGGIGPILLPMAIAGVGIIISIIGTMLVKINNDDAKESQVMGALNIGNWTAIVLVAVSCFGLVTWMLPETMKMEFFGEGLQDISSMRVFYATLVGLVVGAVISSVTEYYTGLGKKPILKIVQQSSTGAGTNIIAGLATGMISTFPSVLLFAGAIWASYAFAGFYGVSLAASAMMATTAMQLAIDAFGPIADNAGGIAEMSEQEPIVRERTDILDSVGNTTAATGKGFAIASAALTSLALFAAYVTFTGIDGINIFKAPVLAMLFVGGMVPVVFSALAMNAVGKAAMEMVQEVRRQFRDIPGIMEGTGKPGYDKCVAISTKASLKEMMLPGLLTIGFPLAIAFIPMIFGMNNLAIAEMLGGYMAGVTVSGVLWAIFQNNAGGAWDNAKKSFEAGVEINGEMTFKGSEAHKAAVTGDTVGDPFKDTSGPSMNILIKLTCLIGLVIAPILGGHAEEGVTKVEEVINIEVNTDNTDLAEAKIAYATIVNGVPKTDEKIFSGTPEEVKAQVEAFKETSVISNDSQIEVEIEKVTLRK
- a CDS encoding inorganic diphosphatase, whose translation is MSEKLEITFDVLIEIPKGSRNKYEYDFTLHKIRFDRMLFSSMMYPGDYGFIPETLALDSDPLDVLVLGHQPTYPMVVMEVRPIGVFHMTDEKGPDEKIICVPVSDPIWSSNHDISDLNPHRLKEIEHFFRVYKDLEKKKVDVGGWGDAKEALEIYEQCVQRYEESDHKKKRTFTI
- a CDS encoding DUF5686 family protein, whose translation is MKKILLFLFTLYSFSLLSQTKVSGVVIDEAGIPVAFANIIFKGSSEGTITNDDGVFYMESDNTYETLQVSFVGYETKDITLDSKVTYQMKVVLAEGGEQLKEVVVYFGKQSKKNNPAIDILRKIWERKRSNGVKHYKQYNYDKYEKVEFDLNTIDSALIKSKIFKGLEFVFQDLDTSRITGKTYLPIFLNETFSKVYGDNLKGEEKEELLGTKNSGFSNNQALTAFVEDLYSDYDIYNNYLKFFDKSFTSPLSKTGVDVYNYVLADSSFIDNKWCYNIIYYPRRKNELTFKGNFWVNDSTYAIKKINLEVTKSANINWVKEIYIEQDFEVVNDSVFLLKRDYMLSDFSLSKKEESKGVYGKRTTVYNNYVFDQYKDPKFYKNLSNQFNSGIVERDTTFWQNNRLEALNKDEAGVYKLLDTLKTVPKFKSFYNIASILGSGYVEIDKWNLDIGDVYSTFGFNDAEGIRVRAGARTYFGQNDPWRIEAYTAYGFDDHKFKHGISGKFLLDKKSRLIISGGNRRDIEQLGLSLTATTDVLGRSAASSSLFSVGSNDRLTNINLSTFQVEAEPLHNFIFRVGGSLRTLSSALPDAFSLDYLDPEAPTGISSELKQFDFNTTLIYTPGKRTIGYGVERRNINDNYSTLFLTYTKGVKDFLESDFNYEKIQFSYTQPWQIGGFGRLLSTVELGKTFGDVPLGLLNVIPGNQTLFSIYGTFPNLDFYEFVTDTYASVHLEQNFNGRLFSRIPILKKWNLREIVGLRGVWGDLSNENILLNSPTNIPLQAPNDTIYWEYSFGVGNIFKILRIDFNFRGNYLESPEARPFSVTGSFGFNF
- a CDS encoding pyruvate dehydrogenase complex E1 component subunit beta, whose product is MKTIQFREAICEAMSEEMRRDESIYLMGEEVAEYNGAYKASKGMLDEFGADRVIDTPISELGFAGIGVGSAMNGNRPIIEFMTFNFALVGIDQIINNAAKIRQMSGGQFNCPIVFRGPTGSAGQLGATHSQAFESWFANCPGLKVVVPSNPADAKGLLKAAIRDNDPVIFMESEQMYGDKAEVPEGEYLIPLGVADIKREGTDVTIISFGKIIKEAYKAADELEKEGISCEIIDLRTVKPLDYEAILKSVKKTNRVVILEEAWPYGNVASEIIYHIQSNAFDFLDAPIEKINTADTPAPYSPVLLAEWLPDYKDVINSVKKVLYK
- a CDS encoding electron transfer flavoprotein subunit beta/FixA family protein, yielding MKILVCISNVPDTTSKINFTDNDTKFDTAGVQFVINPNDEFGLTRAMWFKEKQSATVHIATVGEASVEPTMRKALAIGADEAIRVNAVPTDGFFVAQQLANIAKEGAYDLIIAGRESIDYNGGMVPGIMASLLDINFVNTCISLDVDGTSATALREIDGGKEKIATSLPLIIGGQKGLVEESDLRIPNMRGIMMARQKKLTVVEPIDALNATQDTKFTKPAAKGAVKLASSVDELVTLLHNEAKVI
- a CDS encoding electron transfer flavoprotein subunit alpha/FixB family protein produces the protein MSVLVYTESENGKFKKNAFEVASYAAEIAKQMGTTATAVSFNATENESLGTYGISKVLNISNDTLKTFNAKAYATSIHQAVEKEGAKVIILSSSTDTKYLAPLLAGYLKAGYVPNVVAAPESTSPLTVKRTAFSNKGFAFSEISTNVKIIGVSNNSFGIHENGTTAAVEAFDASVSDADFATKSVEIDKVVGKATIADADIVVSAGRGMKGPENWGMIEELADVLGAATACSKPVSDLGWRPHGEHVGQTGKPVASNLYIAIGISGAIQHLAGVSSSKVKVVINSDPEAPFFKAADYGIVGDAFEVVPQLIEKLKEFKAQNA
- a CDS encoding bifunctional nuclease family protein, whose amino-acid sequence is MSLVRLKIKGISYSQTQNGAYALILNEVEGDRKLPIVIGAFEAQSIAIALEKEIKPPRPLTHDLFKNFADRFDIVVKQVIIHKLVDGVFYSSIICERDKIEEIIDARTSDAIALALRFNAPIFTYKTILDKAGIFLKFSSKDKEDETADDSIMVNEILQEGETVEITGSASDGYSELSIEELYKELENAVTSENYEKAAKLRDEISKRQ
- a CDS encoding NupC/NupG family nucleoside CNT transporter, producing the protein MKKSLWLTLIILLLALPIFAQDITPLDTITSSIDTSTINDISPTALNTPSIRPNEGFTLNSLFRGLLGMASLILVSFLFSANRKAINWRTVGIGLGLQVIIAIGVLKVPFIQYIFDKIGKLFVKVLEFTTAGSKFLFEGLVVDMDTFGFIFAFQVLPTIIFFSALTSVLFYLGIIQKVVKVLAWLLTKTLGISGAESLSVAGNIFLGQTEAPLLIKAYLEKMNKSEILLVMIGGMATVAGAVLAAYIGFLGGDDEILRLQFAKHLLAASVMAAPGAIVISKILYPQTEVVNTDVHVSTEKIGSNFLDAIANGTTEGLKLAVNVGAMLLVFVAFIAMINWVFGELGDFTHLNSWIAANSSYEKLSLESILGTIFAPLMWLIGIAKEDVMLMGQLLGIKLAASEFIGYIQLADLKDAANGIHFTYNKSVIMATYMLCGFANFASIGIQIGGIGSLAPGQRKTLSEFGLKAVLGGSLASLLSATIAGMILG